A single window of Methanoregula sp. DNA harbors:
- a CDS encoding type II toxin-antitoxin system HicB family antitoxin — MIKDEEPYYGEVPELPGVWATGKTLEECRKNLIEVIDGWIIVRLRRGIPICR; from the coding sequence GTGATCAAGGACGAGGAGCCCTATTACGGCGAAGTGCCCGAACTGCCCGGTGTCTGGGCGACAGGTAAAACGCTGGAAGAGTGCCGCAAAAACCTCATCGAAGTGATCGATGGCTGGATCATCGTGCGGCTGCGCCGGGGCATTCCCATCTGCCGGTAA
- a CDS encoding type II toxin-antitoxin system RelE/ParE family toxin encodes MSREIRFGSKADRFLQDADQRIVKRIARKIEALAKNPFPRGAKKVLGEEGVFRTRVGDYRILFSLENDDRTLLIVNIDKRSRVYKR; translated from the coding sequence ATGTCACGTGAAATACGGTTCGGTTCGAAGGCGGACCGGTTTTTACAGGATGCGGATCAGAGGATCGTGAAAAGAATTGCCAGAAAAATCGAGGCCCTTGCCAAAAATCCGTTCCCTCGCGGGGCTAAAAAAGTCCTTGGCGAGGAGGGTGTCTTCAGGACAAGGGTGGGAGATTACCGGATTCTTTTCTCACTCGAAAACGATGACCGGACGCTTCTTATCGTGAACATCGACAAACGGTCCCGTGTTTATAAACGATGA